In Oncorhynchus clarkii lewisi isolate Uvic-CL-2024 chromosome 2, UVic_Ocla_1.0, whole genome shotgun sequence, one DNA window encodes the following:
- the LOC139421218 gene encoding histone-lysine N-methyltransferase SETDB1-B-like isoform X2, whose product MDNNDGMEVEGWDSGLEEELGVSLEELSKWIEEEVERSEAVRQRKAQLAELKEWVEQKEKEEEVVDKLFNNANQSIVECEALVKSTYSKMGLVYKESSSEDEGGVGGVQSSDVIEIDDDDDDDDVIAVGLLVPPKKPGIPVQDAMFKEASAALQRSSQQVLKLAQTVNKNSSSGPAIQQTGGPVPMPAVFVSQATPRNTPTQPNPSLKDDEIRLEMSLLGKKRTKTWHSGMLIAINPVGNGYSKYKVKFENKGKSLLSGNHIAFHYHPTLERLYVGARVVAKYKDGNQVWLYAGIVAEMPNNKNRMRFLIFFDDGYASYVTLPELYPVCRPMKRTWEDIEDASCKDFIEEYITSYPNRPMVLLKAGQVIKTEWEGTWWRSRVEEVDGSLVKILFLDDKRSEWIYRGSTRLEPMFNLKTNCANTQEKKMAGQQRTRPSMGALRTKGPVVQYHSGGNTITPSGTPTKSPHPLSPPSSIPPTPSQPNQLARTDPKYQMAKKSTSPYIPTPGGSRTGLASNSHAPKAMQPQPPTGSPGNSSRMYVLQTGNIQTLTSLQPIQHQQQSLPPPPQAPPTAPAPAVTPYTFSNDRIPHEPSYRAPTDRIFYLPHTCQPACLNRIRPSRPDMHRGRNPLLTPLLYEFRRMTGRRRVNRKMSFHVIYKSPCGLCLRSMAEIQRYLFQTRCDFIFLEMFCLDPYVLVDRRFQPQKPYYYIRDITNGREDIPLSCVNEIDITPPPDVAYSKERIPEDGVFINTSPEFLVGCDCTDGCRDKSKCSCHQLTLQATACTPGAQINHTAGYTQKRLEECLPTGIYECNKRCKCCSQMCTNRLVQHGLQVRLQLFKTQNKGWGIRCLDDVAKGSFVCIYAGKILTDDFADKEGLEMGDEYFANLDHIESVENFKEGYESEAHCSDSDGSGVDMSRLKNPPSSSLALQNKTLPKPPQRTNAANPAGKARGAGGDSSKDGDSDEESNNDKSSDDTFVKDPYYSSSSVWRSYTTRRQAKGVMEGSQDSKDGMSVSVGGKEDRKPPPMPEESGKSKVASWLTNQPSTSQATVKMEGLKIEKKEPGDQKSQQSVKTEGGKRQDVMTLSDSDDVQTISSGSDDNKEREKRTQGAVKRQVAVKSTRGIALKNSHGLMVKTGGAGMGPGGGPGGHGGAQGKGGDGGDSGPKNTRQFFDGEESCYIIDAKLEGNLGRYLNHSCSANLFVQNVFVDTHDLRFPWVAFFASKRIRAGTELTWDYNYEVGSVEGKELLCCCGSTECRGRLL is encoded by the exons ATGGACAATAATGATGG GATGGAGGTGGAGGGCTGGGACTCTGGTCTGGAGGAGGAGCTGGGTGTGTCTCTGGAGGAGCTGAGTAAGTGgattgaggaggaggtggagaggagcgAGGCAGTCCGCCAGAGAAAGGCCCAGCTGGCTGAGCTCAAAGAATGGGTGGAGcagaaagagaaggaagaggaggtggtggacAAACTCTTCAACAATGCCaacca gtccATAGTGGAGTGTGAGGCGCTGGTGAAGTCCACCTACAGTAAAATGGGTCTGGTCTACAAGGAGAGTTCTTCAGAGGACGAgggtggagtgggaggggttCAGTCCTCTGATGTCATAGAAATtgacgatgatgatgacgatgatgatgtcaTCGCTGTGGGCTTAC TGGTTCCACCCAAGAAACCTGGGATACCTGTCCAGGATGCAATG TTTAAAGAGGCGTCGGCAGCTCTCCAGCGTTCCTCCCAGCAGGTGTTGAAGCTGGCCCAGACAGTCAACAAGAACTCTTCTTCCGGGCCTGCAATACAACAGACAG GTGGCCCAGTGCCGATGCCAGCAGTGTTTGTGTCCCAGGCCACGCCCAGGAACACACCCACCCAGCCTAACCCCTCCCTGAAGGATGATGAAATCAGACTGGAGATGAGTCTTCTGGGAAAGAAACGCACCAAGACCTGGCACAGTGGAATGCTCATCGCCATCAACCCTGTCG GTAATGGTTACAGTAAGTACAAGGTGAAGTTTGAGAACAAGGGGAAGAGTCTACTCTCTGGGAACCACATAGCGTTTCACTACCACCCCACCCTGGAGAGGCTCTACGTGGGAGCCAGGGTGGTCGCCAAGTACAAGGACGGCAACCAGGTCTGGCTCTACGCTGGCATCGTGGCAGAGATGCCCAACAACAAGAACCGCATGAG gttcCTGATCTTCTTTGACGATGGTTATGCCTCCTACGTGACCCTGCCTGAGCTCTATCCTGTCTGCAGACCAA TGAAGCGTACATGGGAGGACATAGAGGATGCATCGTGTAAAGACTTCATAGAGGAATATATAACATCATACCCCAACAGGCCCATGGTGCTGCTGAAGGCAGGCCAGGTCATcaagacagagtgggaggggacGTGGTGGAGGAGCAGAGTGGAGGAGGTGGACGGCAGCCTCGTCAAGATCCTCTTCCTG GATGACAAGCGTAGTGAGTGGATCTACCGCGGTTCAACCAGGCTGGAGCCCATGTTCAACCTGAAGACCAACTGTGCCAACACCCAGGAGAAGAAGATGGCTGGCCAGCAGAGGACACGCCCCAGCATGG gagcaTTGAGGACCAAGGGCCCCGTGGTCCAGTATCACAGTGGGGGGAACACCATAACCCCCAGTGGGACCCCCACTAAatccccccatcccctctccccaccctcctctatccctcctacACCCTCCCAGCCCAATCAGCTTGCACGAACAGA TCCTAAGTATCAGATGGCTAAGAAGAGTACTTCTCCATACATTCCCACGCCAGGAGGCTCTCGCACTGGATTGGCCAGTAATAGCCACGCCCCTAAAGCCATGCAGCCCCAACCTCCAACTGGTTCTCCTGGAAACTCATCCAg AATGTATGTCCTTCAGACTGGCAACATCCAGACTCTCACGTCCCTACAGCCTATCCAACACCAGCAGCAGTCTTTGCCCCCTCCTCCCCAAGCCCCTCCCACCGCCCCCGCACCTGCAGTGACCCCATACACCTTCAGTAACGACCGGATTCCCCACGAGCCCTCATACCGCGCCCCCACAGACCGCATCTTCTACCTGCCTCACACCTGCCAGCCTGCTTGTCTCAACCGTATCAGGCCCTCCAGACCAGATATGCACCGGGGCAGGAACCCCCTGCTCACCCCTCTACTGTACGAGTTCAGACGCATGACGGGCCGAAGGAGAGTCAACCGCAAG ATGTCGTTCCATGTGATCTACAAGTCTCCTTGTGGGCTGTGTCTGCGCAGCATGGCAGAGATCCAGCGCTACCTGTTTCAGACGCGCTGTGACTTCATCTTCCTGGAGATGTTCTGCTTGGACCCCTATGTCCTGGTCGACCGGCGCTTCCAGCCCCAGAAGCCTTACTACTACATTCGAGACATCACCAACGGCCGCGAGGACATTCCCCTGTCCTGCGTCAACGAGATTGACATCACACCACCCCCCGACGTGGCCTACA gtaaGGAGCGTATCCCTGAAGACGGAGTGTTCATCAACACCAGTCCTGAGTTCCTGGTGGGCTGTGACTGTACCGACGGCTGCAGGGACAA GTCCAAGTGTTCATGTCACCAGCTGACCCTGCAGGCCACAGCCTGTACCCCTGGAGCACAGATCAACCACACAGCTGGATACACACAAAAGAGACTGGAGGAGTGTTTGCCCACCGG GATTTATGAGTGTAATAAGCGTTGTAAGTGCTGCAGTCAGATGTGTACTAACCGTCTGGTGCAGCACGGTCTGCAGGTGAGGCTGCAGCTCTTTAAGACCCAGAACAAAGGCTGGGGCATCCGCTGTCTGGACGACGTGGCCAAGGGGTCCTTCGTCTGTATCTACGCAG GTAAGATTCTGACAGATGACTTTGCGGACAAGGAGGGTCTGGAGATGGGTGATGAGTACTTTGCTAACCTGGACCACATAGAGAGTGTGGAGAACTTCAAGGAAGGGTATGAGAGTGAGGCCCACTGTTCAGACAGTGACGGGAGCGGGGTGGACATGTCCAGGCTGAAGAACCCCCCCTCGTCCTCCCTGGCTTTGCAGAACAAGACCCTTCCCAAACCCCCCCAGAGAACCAATGCCGCCAACCCCGCTGGCAAAG CGCGGGGTGCTGGTGGCGACTCCTCTAAGGATGGGGATAGTGATGAAGAGTCGAACAACGACAAAAGTTCAGACGACACGTTTGTGAAGGACCCCTACTACAGCTCCAGCTCTGTGTGGAGGAGCTACACCACCCGTCGTCAGGCCAAGGGCGTCATGGAAG gGAGCCAGGacagtaaggatgggatgagtgtGTCAGTGGGGGGGAAGGAGGACAGGAAGCCGCCCCCCATGccagaggagagtgggaagagTAAAGTAGCGTCCTGGCTCACCAACCAACCCTCTACCTCCCAGGCCACCGTTAAGATGGAGGGACTGAAGATAGAGAAGaag GAGCCCGGAGACCAGAAAAG TCAACAATCAGTGAagacggagggagggaagagacaggATGTGATGACTCTGTCGGACAGTGATGACGTCCAGACCATCAGCTCTGGATCTGATgacaacaaggagagagagaaacgcaCACAGG GTGCGGTGAAGAGGCAGGTGGCTGTGAAGTCCACGCGAGGCATTGCTCTGAAGAACTCCCATGGCCTGATGGTGAAGACTGGAGGGGCTGGGATGGGGCCAGGGGGAGGCCCGGGGGGCCACGGAGGGGCACAGGGCAAGGGTGGGGACGGGGGAGACAGTGGACCTAAAAACACACGACAGTTTTTCGATGGCGAGGAGTCCTGCTACATCATCGACGCCAAGCTGGAGGGCAACCTGGGGCGCTACCTCAAC CATAGCTGCAGTGCTAACCTGTTTGTCCAGAATGTGTTTGTAGACACACACGATCTGCGTTTCCCCTGGGTAGCCTTCTTCGCCAGCAA gcgTATCCGGGCGGGGACAGAGTTGACATGGGACTATAACTACGAGGTTGGCAGTGTGGAGGGAAAGGAGCTACTGTGCTGCTGTGGCTCAACAGAGTGCAGAGGAAGACTGCTATAA
- the LOC139421218 gene encoding histone-lysine N-methyltransferase SETDB1-B-like isoform X1: MDNNDGMEVEGWDSGLEEELGVSLEELSKWIEEEVERSEAVRQRKAQLAELKEWVEQKEKEEEVVDKLFNNANQSIVECEALVKSTYSKMGLVYKESSSEDEGGVGGVQSSDVIEIDDDDDDDDVIAVGLLVPPKKPGIPVQDAMFKEASAALQRSSQQVLKLAQTVNKNSSSGPAIQQTGGPVPMPAVFVSQATPRNTPTQPNPSLKDDEIRLEMSLLGKKRTKTWHSGMLIAINPVGNGYSKYKVKFENKGKSLLSGNHIAFHYHPTLERLYVGARVVAKYKDGNQVWLYAGIVAEMPNNKNRMRFLIFFDDGYASYVTLPELYPVCRPMKRTWEDIEDASCKDFIEEYITSYPNRPMVLLKAGQVIKTEWEGTWWRSRVEEVDGSLVKILFLDDKRSEWIYRGSTRLEPMFNLKTNCANTQEKKMAGQQRTRPSMGALRTKGPVVQYHSGGNTITPSGTPTKSPHPLSPPSSIPPTPSQPNQLARTDPKYQMAKKSTSPYIPTPGGSRTGLASNSHAPKAMQPQPPTGSPGNSSRMYVLQTGNIQTLTSLQPIQHQQQSLPPPPQAPPTAPAPAVTPYTFSNDRIPHEPSYRAPTDRIFYLPHTCQPACLNRIRPSRPDMHRGRNPLLTPLLYEFRRMTGRRRVNRKMSFHVIYKSPCGLCLRSMAEIQRYLFQTRCDFIFLEMFCLDPYVLVDRRFQPQKPYYYIRDITNGREDIPLSCVNEIDITPPPDVAYSKERIPEDGVFINTSPEFLVGCDCTDGCRDKSKCSCHQLTLQATACTPGAQINHTAGYTQKRLEECLPTGIYECNKRCKCCSQMCTNRLVQHGLQVRLQLFKTQNKGWGIRCLDDVAKGSFVCIYAGKILTDDFADKEGLEMGDEYFANLDHIESVENFKEGYESEAHCSDSDGSGVDMSRLKNPPSSSLALQNKTLPKPPQRTNAANPAGKARGAGGDSSKDGDSDEESNNDKSSDDTFVKDPYYSSSSVWRSYTTRRQAKGVMEGSQDSKDGMSVSVGGKEDRKPPPMPEESGKSKVASWLTNQPSTSQATVKMEGLKIEKKEPGDQKSQQSVKTEGGKRQDVMTLSDSDDVQTISSGSDDNKEREKRTQGEDGGGAVKRQVAVKSTRGIALKNSHGLMVKTGGAGMGPGGGPGGHGGAQGKGGDGGDSGPKNTRQFFDGEESCYIIDAKLEGNLGRYLNHSCSANLFVQNVFVDTHDLRFPWVAFFASKRIRAGTELTWDYNYEVGSVEGKELLCCCGSTECRGRLL; this comes from the exons ATGGACAATAATGATGG GATGGAGGTGGAGGGCTGGGACTCTGGTCTGGAGGAGGAGCTGGGTGTGTCTCTGGAGGAGCTGAGTAAGTGgattgaggaggaggtggagaggagcgAGGCAGTCCGCCAGAGAAAGGCCCAGCTGGCTGAGCTCAAAGAATGGGTGGAGcagaaagagaaggaagaggaggtggtggacAAACTCTTCAACAATGCCaacca gtccATAGTGGAGTGTGAGGCGCTGGTGAAGTCCACCTACAGTAAAATGGGTCTGGTCTACAAGGAGAGTTCTTCAGAGGACGAgggtggagtgggaggggttCAGTCCTCTGATGTCATAGAAATtgacgatgatgatgacgatgatgatgtcaTCGCTGTGGGCTTAC TGGTTCCACCCAAGAAACCTGGGATACCTGTCCAGGATGCAATG TTTAAAGAGGCGTCGGCAGCTCTCCAGCGTTCCTCCCAGCAGGTGTTGAAGCTGGCCCAGACAGTCAACAAGAACTCTTCTTCCGGGCCTGCAATACAACAGACAG GTGGCCCAGTGCCGATGCCAGCAGTGTTTGTGTCCCAGGCCACGCCCAGGAACACACCCACCCAGCCTAACCCCTCCCTGAAGGATGATGAAATCAGACTGGAGATGAGTCTTCTGGGAAAGAAACGCACCAAGACCTGGCACAGTGGAATGCTCATCGCCATCAACCCTGTCG GTAATGGTTACAGTAAGTACAAGGTGAAGTTTGAGAACAAGGGGAAGAGTCTACTCTCTGGGAACCACATAGCGTTTCACTACCACCCCACCCTGGAGAGGCTCTACGTGGGAGCCAGGGTGGTCGCCAAGTACAAGGACGGCAACCAGGTCTGGCTCTACGCTGGCATCGTGGCAGAGATGCCCAACAACAAGAACCGCATGAG gttcCTGATCTTCTTTGACGATGGTTATGCCTCCTACGTGACCCTGCCTGAGCTCTATCCTGTCTGCAGACCAA TGAAGCGTACATGGGAGGACATAGAGGATGCATCGTGTAAAGACTTCATAGAGGAATATATAACATCATACCCCAACAGGCCCATGGTGCTGCTGAAGGCAGGCCAGGTCATcaagacagagtgggaggggacGTGGTGGAGGAGCAGAGTGGAGGAGGTGGACGGCAGCCTCGTCAAGATCCTCTTCCTG GATGACAAGCGTAGTGAGTGGATCTACCGCGGTTCAACCAGGCTGGAGCCCATGTTCAACCTGAAGACCAACTGTGCCAACACCCAGGAGAAGAAGATGGCTGGCCAGCAGAGGACACGCCCCAGCATGG gagcaTTGAGGACCAAGGGCCCCGTGGTCCAGTATCACAGTGGGGGGAACACCATAACCCCCAGTGGGACCCCCACTAAatccccccatcccctctccccaccctcctctatccctcctacACCCTCCCAGCCCAATCAGCTTGCACGAACAGA TCCTAAGTATCAGATGGCTAAGAAGAGTACTTCTCCATACATTCCCACGCCAGGAGGCTCTCGCACTGGATTGGCCAGTAATAGCCACGCCCCTAAAGCCATGCAGCCCCAACCTCCAACTGGTTCTCCTGGAAACTCATCCAg AATGTATGTCCTTCAGACTGGCAACATCCAGACTCTCACGTCCCTACAGCCTATCCAACACCAGCAGCAGTCTTTGCCCCCTCCTCCCCAAGCCCCTCCCACCGCCCCCGCACCTGCAGTGACCCCATACACCTTCAGTAACGACCGGATTCCCCACGAGCCCTCATACCGCGCCCCCACAGACCGCATCTTCTACCTGCCTCACACCTGCCAGCCTGCTTGTCTCAACCGTATCAGGCCCTCCAGACCAGATATGCACCGGGGCAGGAACCCCCTGCTCACCCCTCTACTGTACGAGTTCAGACGCATGACGGGCCGAAGGAGAGTCAACCGCAAG ATGTCGTTCCATGTGATCTACAAGTCTCCTTGTGGGCTGTGTCTGCGCAGCATGGCAGAGATCCAGCGCTACCTGTTTCAGACGCGCTGTGACTTCATCTTCCTGGAGATGTTCTGCTTGGACCCCTATGTCCTGGTCGACCGGCGCTTCCAGCCCCAGAAGCCTTACTACTACATTCGAGACATCACCAACGGCCGCGAGGACATTCCCCTGTCCTGCGTCAACGAGATTGACATCACACCACCCCCCGACGTGGCCTACA gtaaGGAGCGTATCCCTGAAGACGGAGTGTTCATCAACACCAGTCCTGAGTTCCTGGTGGGCTGTGACTGTACCGACGGCTGCAGGGACAA GTCCAAGTGTTCATGTCACCAGCTGACCCTGCAGGCCACAGCCTGTACCCCTGGAGCACAGATCAACCACACAGCTGGATACACACAAAAGAGACTGGAGGAGTGTTTGCCCACCGG GATTTATGAGTGTAATAAGCGTTGTAAGTGCTGCAGTCAGATGTGTACTAACCGTCTGGTGCAGCACGGTCTGCAGGTGAGGCTGCAGCTCTTTAAGACCCAGAACAAAGGCTGGGGCATCCGCTGTCTGGACGACGTGGCCAAGGGGTCCTTCGTCTGTATCTACGCAG GTAAGATTCTGACAGATGACTTTGCGGACAAGGAGGGTCTGGAGATGGGTGATGAGTACTTTGCTAACCTGGACCACATAGAGAGTGTGGAGAACTTCAAGGAAGGGTATGAGAGTGAGGCCCACTGTTCAGACAGTGACGGGAGCGGGGTGGACATGTCCAGGCTGAAGAACCCCCCCTCGTCCTCCCTGGCTTTGCAGAACAAGACCCTTCCCAAACCCCCCCAGAGAACCAATGCCGCCAACCCCGCTGGCAAAG CGCGGGGTGCTGGTGGCGACTCCTCTAAGGATGGGGATAGTGATGAAGAGTCGAACAACGACAAAAGTTCAGACGACACGTTTGTGAAGGACCCCTACTACAGCTCCAGCTCTGTGTGGAGGAGCTACACCACCCGTCGTCAGGCCAAGGGCGTCATGGAAG gGAGCCAGGacagtaaggatgggatgagtgtGTCAGTGGGGGGGAAGGAGGACAGGAAGCCGCCCCCCATGccagaggagagtgggaagagTAAAGTAGCGTCCTGGCTCACCAACCAACCCTCTACCTCCCAGGCCACCGTTAAGATGGAGGGACTGAAGATAGAGAAGaag GAGCCCGGAGACCAGAAAAG TCAACAATCAGTGAagacggagggagggaagagacaggATGTGATGACTCTGTCGGACAGTGATGACGTCCAGACCATCAGCTCTGGATCTGATgacaacaaggagagagagaaacgcaCACAGGGTGAAGatgggggag GTGCGGTGAAGAGGCAGGTGGCTGTGAAGTCCACGCGAGGCATTGCTCTGAAGAACTCCCATGGCCTGATGGTGAAGACTGGAGGGGCTGGGATGGGGCCAGGGGGAGGCCCGGGGGGCCACGGAGGGGCACAGGGCAAGGGTGGGGACGGGGGAGACAGTGGACCTAAAAACACACGACAGTTTTTCGATGGCGAGGAGTCCTGCTACATCATCGACGCCAAGCTGGAGGGCAACCTGGGGCGCTACCTCAAC CATAGCTGCAGTGCTAACCTGTTTGTCCAGAATGTGTTTGTAGACACACACGATCTGCGTTTCCCCTGGGTAGCCTTCTTCGCCAGCAA gcgTATCCGGGCGGGGACAGAGTTGACATGGGACTATAACTACGAGGTTGGCAGTGTGGAGGGAAAGGAGCTACTGTGCTGCTGTGGCTCAACAGAGTGCAGAGGAAGACTGCTATAA